A genomic segment from Dendropsophus ebraccatus isolate aDenEbr1 chromosome 7, aDenEbr1.pat, whole genome shotgun sequence encodes:
- the LOC138797218 gene encoding matrix metalloproteinase-21-like, which yields MESAPALLALLFMHMSTGERLYNGQGGSKIQSQPRDKAESILSKTYAQAFLLKYGWMEPVRWDSLPFRGVSSLSSEEEEKPPSPVDVSSFLSDGRPPSSTHLELPEHPEPTLNPRFIGALKRFQEANRLKVTGELDEATREAMNAPRCGVPDRKVPVVEKTEDVNPTERDTSIAERGQYVDSSQGTAPPIMAASERMRRELRGGGKRVQPETEDNQELGRHVRKKRSDLLRLGTKNGAFSKVKIKWRLLGEGYSVWLTIDQQRSILMRAFRIWSEVVPLNFEEDLTSPAHLIDIKLGFGTRRHLGCSQLFDGMGREFAHAWRLGDIHFDDDEHFVPPNSDQGISLLKVAVHEIGHVLGLSHMNRITSVMQPNYIPANSRMELDGTDRRAIQRIYGRCSGSFSTVFDWVHQDRSSPGNRVFQTYFFRKSWYWMYENRSKRTRYRDPRVLSNGWRGIPDSDIDAFLHIWTRDKDLTLFFKGTQYWRYDNENDRAYVQDPEGHVYPRLISEGFPGIRGPIDTAFYDRKERNVYFFRGRNVTAFSVDNHTVVPGYPRAITDVFPTHVDGDHPQSDLDAVYFSFAHKSIFFIKDEYVWRMVGDRDPQYSAPPYVLLPRVPINDLWFDICDVHPSMLSASRR from the exons GCTTTTCTCTTGAAGTACGGCTGGATGGAACCGGTCCGCTGGGACTCTTTACCATTCCGAGGAGTTTCATCATTAtcatcagaggaggaggaaaagcctCCGTCCCCAGTGGACGTCTCCAGCTTCCTGAGCGACGGGCGGCCTCCATCTTCCACCCATCTAGAGCTCCCTGAGCATCCAGAGCCAACCTTAAATCCAAGATTTATCGGAGCCCTGAAAAGATTTCAAGAGGCCAACAGATTGAAAGTGACTGGAGAACTGGATGAGGCCACGCGGGAGGCCATGAATGCTCCACGCTGTGGAGTCCCTGATCGGAAGGTCCCAGTAGTGGAGAAGACCGAGGATGTTAACCCAACGGAGAGGGACACCTCAATTGCAGAGAGGGGCCAATATGTTGATTCTTCACAAGGTACTGCACCCCCCATAATGGCCGCCAGTGAGAGGATGCGGAGAGAACTtaggggagggggaaagagagtCCAACCAGAAACAGAGGACAACCAGGAGCTGGGACGTCATGTCAGGAAGAAACGAAGTGACCTCCTAAGGCTGGGAACTAAGAATGGGGCCTTTTCCAAGGTTAAGATAAAATGGAGGCTGCTGGGGGAGGGCTACAGTGTGTGGCTTACCATTGACCAACAGAGGTCTATACTCATGAGGGCCTTCCGCATCTGGAGTGAAGTCGTCCCCCTCAACTTTGAAGAGGATCTGACTTCCCCCGCGCACCTCATCGACATCAAACTGGGTTTTGGTACCC GTCGGCACTTGGGCTGCTCTCAGCTCTTCGATGGGATGGGAAGGGAGTTCGCTCATGCCTGGCGGCTTGGAGACATCCATTTTGATGATGATGAACattttgtgcctccaaatagtgaTCAGGGGATCAGTCTACTGAAG GTTGCTGTACATGAGATTGGACACGTCCTTGGCCTCAGTCATATGAATAGAATAACCTCAGTTATGCAGCCAAACTACATCCCGGCCAACAGTAGGATGGAGCTGGATGGAACAGATCGGAGGGCGATCCAGAGAATATATG GGCGATGTTCTGGAAGCTTCAGTACGGTCTTTGACTGGGTTCACCAGGATCGCAGCTCGCCCGGTAACCGGGTTTTCCAGACGTATTTCTTCCGGAAGAGCTGGTATTGGATGTATGAAAACCGCAGTAAACGCACTCGATATCGAGACCCCCGGGTATTGTCCAACGGCTGGAGGGGGATCCCAGACTCCGACATTGACGCCTTCCTGCACATCTGGACACGGGACAAGGATCTCACCCTGTTCTTTAAAG GGACCCAGTACTGGCGCTATGACAATGAGAATGATAGGGCCTACGTACAGGACCCGGAGGGCCACGTCTATCCTCGCCTCATCTCTGAAGGCTTCCCAGGCATCAGGGGACCCATCGACACTGCCTTCTATGACCGCAAGGAGAGGAATGTCTACTTCTTCAGAGGGAGGAAC GTTACGGCCTTCAGTGTGGATAACCACACAGTGGTTCCCGGGTACCCTAGAGCCATTACTGATGTGTTCCCAACACACGTTGATGGAGATCATCCTCAGAGTGACTTGGACGCCGTCTACTTCTCCTTCGCTCATAAGAGTATATTCTTCATCAAGGATGAGTATGTCTGGAGGATGGTGGGGGACAGAGATCCGCAGTACAGTGCGCCCCCTTATGTCCTCCTCCCTCGTGTCCCTATCAATGACCTGTGGTTTGATATCTGCGATGTTCATCCATCAATGCTGAGTGCATCCCGAAGATGA